One window of Nitrospira sp. genomic DNA carries:
- a CDS encoding radical SAM protein codes for MNSILYIFLPCKKVYPVGITYLADFIHRRKPDVRQRILDLSLFPVKHRSQAIRNAATEFKPDLVCFSWRDIQIFSPHEGDTSLEHAFNFYFAGNPLKRITASIEGVKQLYRYYSHISTILSYPALIRKEFPKAQIMIGGGAFTAFADQLIEKLPEGTIGILGEGEDAILKVIEGRSIEDERYIVKEGNQIRKGRQGSPALLDALTVDLPYLTSIFPQYGEYISESIGVQSKRGCPYDCAFCLYPYIEGKRVRYRPPDMVVKDIAQHYHQWGARRFWFTDAQFITGKEAYPQCTEILERIVAEKLDIEWSGYIRTSLITPELAKLMVRSGVGDLEVAITSGSQEVLNNLHMGFKLERLYDGCRYLAEAGFKGKVILNYSLNSPKETEESLLQSVEAYKKVASILGEERVFPLMFFLGIQPNTDLEQRLLEEGYLSAGYNPLMLTPTSIKKLLYNPAPLNKIIAKACLRAWERKQGSRDPRRWTGSLSQTSESPTYADQNLSRGIEGNSGRDALLSLEEIIRSRRPVPSPSQTPEPRTSTG; via the coding sequence GTGAATTCGATCCTCTACATCTTCCTCCCTTGCAAGAAGGTCTATCCCGTCGGGATCACCTACTTGGCGGACTTTATCCATCGGCGAAAGCCCGACGTCCGTCAGCGCATTCTCGATCTCTCGTTGTTTCCAGTCAAGCATCGAAGCCAGGCCATCCGCAATGCGGCCACGGAGTTCAAGCCGGACCTAGTCTGCTTTTCTTGGCGCGATATTCAGATCTTTTCGCCCCATGAAGGCGACACCTCGCTGGAGCATGCGTTCAATTTTTACTTTGCCGGTAACCCTCTCAAGCGGATCACCGCCTCGATTGAAGGCGTGAAGCAGCTCTACCGCTACTACAGCCATATCTCTACCATCCTGTCGTACCCTGCCCTGATCCGTAAAGAGTTCCCCAAGGCCCAGATCATGATCGGAGGCGGGGCTTTTACGGCCTTCGCCGATCAATTGATCGAAAAGCTCCCGGAAGGAACCATCGGCATCCTCGGTGAAGGGGAAGACGCCATACTCAAAGTTATCGAAGGCCGGTCAATCGAGGATGAGCGGTACATCGTCAAAGAAGGGAACCAGATCAGGAAAGGCCGACAGGGCTCGCCGGCGCTGCTCGACGCGCTGACCGTCGATTTGCCCTACCTCACGTCGATCTTTCCTCAATATGGCGAATATATCAGTGAGTCAATCGGGGTGCAGTCGAAACGAGGCTGTCCGTACGACTGCGCCTTCTGCCTCTATCCGTATATTGAAGGCAAGCGAGTCCGCTACCGACCACCTGATATGGTGGTCAAGGACATTGCCCAACATTACCATCAGTGGGGCGCCCGCCGATTCTGGTTTACCGATGCCCAATTCATCACCGGGAAGGAAGCCTATCCTCAATGCACGGAGATCCTCGAACGGATCGTGGCTGAGAAACTCGACATCGAATGGTCCGGCTACATCAGAACCTCGCTGATCACCCCGGAACTCGCGAAGCTGATGGTCCGTTCAGGGGTAGGTGATCTGGAGGTGGCCATTACCTCAGGCTCGCAAGAGGTTCTGAATAATCTCCACATGGGGTTCAAGCTGGAACGGTTGTATGACGGCTGTCGCTATCTGGCGGAAGCCGGCTTTAAAGGCAAAGTCATCCTGAACTACTCCCTCAATAGCCCCAAAGAAACGGAAGAGAGCCTTCTCCAGAGCGTGGAGGCCTACAAAAAGGTCGCCTCAATCCTTGGAGAAGAGCGTGTTTTCCCATTGATGTTTTTCTTGGGTATCCAGCCGAATACCGACCTTGAGCAGCGATTGTTGGAGGAGGGATACTTGTCAGCCGGCTACAACCCCTTGATGCTGACCCCGACGAGTATCAAAAAGTTGCTCTATAATCCTGCCCCCCTCAACAAGATCATCGCCAAGGCCTGTCTCCGAGCCTGGGAACGGAAGCAAGGGAGCCGTGATCCCCGGCGATGGACTGGATCTCTGTCACAAACTTCAGAATCACCCACCTATGCCGACCAGAACCTCAGCCGGGGTATTGAGGGTAATTCGGGGCGGGACGCGCTCCTCTCACTCGAAGAAATTATTCGTTCTCGCCGACCAGTTCCATCCCCTTCACAGACACCTGAGCCAAGAACTTCGACCGGGTAA
- a CDS encoding universal stress protein, translating to MYKTIYIPVDNSDHSNTAVDVGVQLAKTFGSKIVGSHVYAAKMHDKRFKQMEAGLPEEYHDEKELDRQRQIHDSLITRGLQIITDSYLDYVDKKCNEANLPIERRSLEGRNWKVLAEDINTNGYDLVIMGALGVGAVKDSVIGSNTERVVRRVRNSDMLIIKNTQPLKSGKIVVAVDGSPYSFGGLMTGLALGKALNMPVEAISAFDPYFHYAAFHSISGVLNEEAGKVFRFKEQEKLHEEIIDSGLAKIYQSHLDISREIAQAEQTDVKTTLLDGKAFEKIIQYVRKDVPALLIVGRIGVHSDDDMDVGSNTENLLRSAPCNVLVSNRKYVPPIDTQAEYTIAWTEEALRRMEKIPVFARGVAKTAIHRYAIEKGHTIISNTVVDAAVGHILPKGAMDAMRALGGSLDAAGIDRDKMQADQAVTKDLMGPTLSGIMTQIVEEKPKEVDASTQAYLDRMSQSYFVCDGCGYIGKGDTPVKCPVCSSDGTRFKQVDKKVFEVAAKAEGELETDVAYDDVPIQWTKDAKEAIRAVPAGFQRRRAKAKIEKSARKLGMTTITLEYAAPMVKEAAAEDYTPIFSNRGTGTSPTAEAALAAANGNGSNGHVEPASPYTWTSEAQARLDRAPEGFMRDCTKALILKHAERTGATVITLEVANEGIEQAKGYMAEAMKTGNLKDMIADLTGKSST from the coding sequence ATGTATAAGACCATCTATATTCCAGTCGATAACTCTGACCATTCTAATACTGCGGTGGATGTCGGCGTCCAGCTGGCCAAAACCTTCGGCTCGAAAATTGTGGGAAGCCATGTCTATGCTGCGAAAATGCATGACAAGCGCTTCAAGCAGATGGAAGCCGGATTGCCGGAGGAATACCACGATGAAAAGGAGCTCGACCGGCAGCGCCAGATCCATGATTCGCTGATCACCCGTGGACTCCAAATCATCACCGATTCTTACCTCGACTACGTCGACAAGAAATGCAATGAGGCCAATCTTCCTATCGAGCGCCGATCGCTCGAAGGGCGGAACTGGAAGGTGCTGGCTGAGGACATCAACACCAACGGGTACGATCTCGTCATCATGGGAGCATTGGGGGTCGGTGCGGTCAAAGACAGCGTCATCGGCAGCAACACCGAACGTGTGGTCCGCCGAGTCCGCAACTCCGATATGCTGATTATCAAGAACACCCAGCCGTTGAAGAGCGGCAAGATCGTCGTCGCCGTCGACGGCAGTCCTTACTCGTTCGGCGGGCTGATGACCGGCCTCGCTCTCGGCAAGGCGCTTAACATGCCGGTAGAGGCTATCTCTGCTTTTGACCCCTACTTCCACTATGCCGCCTTCCACAGCATTTCGGGTGTCCTTAACGAAGAAGCCGGGAAAGTGTTTCGTTTCAAGGAACAGGAAAAGCTGCACGAAGAAATTATCGATAGCGGCTTAGCAAAAATCTATCAGTCTCATCTGGACATTTCCCGTGAAATTGCCCAGGCCGAGCAAACGGATGTGAAAACGACGTTGCTGGACGGAAAAGCCTTCGAAAAAATCATTCAATATGTCCGCAAGGATGTCCCGGCCTTGTTGATCGTCGGACGCATCGGCGTTCACAGCGACGACGACATGGATGTCGGCAGCAATACGGAAAACCTACTCCGGAGCGCCCCCTGTAACGTGCTGGTCTCCAACCGCAAATATGTTCCTCCGATCGACACCCAGGCTGAGTACACGATCGCCTGGACGGAAGAGGCCTTGCGACGGATGGAAAAGATCCCGGTCTTTGCACGAGGCGTGGCAAAGACCGCCATTCATCGGTACGCAATAGAAAAAGGCCATACGATCATCAGTAACACCGTCGTGGATGCCGCGGTAGGTCACATTCTACCCAAGGGCGCCATGGACGCCATGCGCGCGCTTGGTGGGAGCCTGGACGCGGCGGGTATCGACCGTGACAAGATGCAGGCCGACCAGGCCGTAACGAAGGATCTCATGGGTCCGACCTTGAGCGGAATCATGACCCAGATCGTTGAAGAGAAGCCGAAGGAGGTCGATGCGTCCACCCAGGCCTACCTGGACCGTATGAGTCAAAGTTATTTCGTCTGTGACGGGTGTGGCTATATCGGGAAGGGGGATACTCCGGTCAAATGTCCGGTGTGCAGTTCAGATGGGACGAGATTCAAACAGGTCGACAAGAAAGTCTTTGAGGTGGCGGCGAAAGCTGAAGGCGAGCTGGAAACCGACGTTGCCTACGACGATGTGCCGATACAGTGGACCAAGGATGCGAAAGAGGCGATCCGCGCCGTTCCTGCCGGATTCCAGCGGAGGCGGGCGAAGGCCAAGATTGAAAAGAGCGCGCGTAAGCTGGGCATGACGACCATCACGCTCGAATATGCGGCGCCGATGGTCAAGGAAGCCGCAGCTGAAGACTATACCCCCATTTTTTCCAATAGGGGAACCGGCACATCGCCGACAGCGGAAGCCGCGCTTGCAGCCGCGAATGGGAATGGCTCGAATGGTCATGTCGAACCGGCCTCACCTTACACCTGGACTAGCGAGGCACAGGCCAGATTGGATCGGGCTCCCGAAGGTTTCATGCGCGATTGCACCAAGGCGCTGATCTTGAAGCATGCTGAGAGGACCGGAGCAACCGTGATCACACTCGAAGTGGCAAATGAAGGCATCGAACAGGCGAAGGGGTACATGGCGGAAGCTATGAAGACCGGGAATCTCAAAGACATGATCGCCGACCTCACCGGCAAGTCCTCGACTTGA
- a CDS encoding radical SAM protein: MQQQIGQFFTPTSNGDEPFDGRTVDDFKPYLVALNLTKRCNLKCDHCYLDATTKAAGGDDELSTEECYRLIEQIAEVNKGCLLVITGGEPLVRPDILDIARYAVKLGFMVVFGTNGMLIDDRLAKTLVEIGVMGVGISIDSLQAAKHDAFRGVPGAWDAAVAGIEACKRNGLQFQVHFSAQPMNYAELPEVVDWAHRLGARVLNVFFMVCTGRGEELTDITPAQYEEVLGYLVECQDNYKGMLVRARCAPHFKRLAYEKDPNSPITKATGYMGGGCLAGTNYARVTPNGELTPCPYMPLSAGNLRSHSFVDLWERSDVFNSFRYPQLKGKCGDCEYSDICGGCRARPYVDHGDWLDEDQWCLYAPKGGEKIKVAFNVSEEADVTWDEASALRLSRIPYFLRAMVKKGVEKHARENNVPLITVELMEELRKKRFGNDAPVFKF; this comes from the coding sequence TTGCAGCAACAAATTGGGCAGTTCTTCACTCCCACCTCAAATGGGGACGAGCCCTTTGACGGTCGGACGGTTGACGACTTCAAGCCCTACCTCGTTGCGCTGAACTTGACCAAACGCTGCAACCTCAAATGCGATCACTGTTATCTCGATGCGACGACCAAAGCAGCCGGTGGGGACGATGAGCTGAGTACCGAAGAATGTTATCGACTCATCGAGCAGATCGCGGAGGTGAATAAGGGTTGTCTCCTCGTCATCACAGGCGGCGAACCACTCGTGCGACCTGACATCCTCGATATTGCCCGTTACGCAGTCAAACTCGGCTTCATGGTCGTCTTCGGGACAAACGGGATGCTGATCGATGACCGACTGGCCAAGACTCTGGTCGAGATCGGTGTGATGGGCGTGGGCATCAGTATTGATTCTTTACAGGCCGCCAAGCACGACGCCTTTCGCGGCGTACCGGGGGCCTGGGACGCGGCAGTCGCCGGCATTGAAGCCTGCAAGCGGAACGGTCTTCAATTCCAAGTCCATTTCAGCGCTCAACCGATGAACTATGCGGAACTACCGGAGGTTGTCGACTGGGCGCACCGACTCGGTGCTCGCGTATTGAATGTGTTCTTTATGGTTTGCACTGGACGAGGAGAAGAGCTGACGGATATCACTCCCGCTCAGTACGAAGAGGTGCTTGGATACCTCGTTGAATGCCAGGATAATTACAAGGGCATGCTGGTCAGGGCCCGCTGCGCTCCGCACTTCAAACGGTTGGCTTATGAGAAGGATCCCAATTCCCCGATCACCAAAGCCACTGGATACATGGGGGGAGGGTGCCTCGCAGGCACTAACTACGCCCGGGTGACGCCCAACGGCGAACTGACTCCCTGTCCCTATATGCCGCTGTCCGCCGGAAATTTGCGTTCTCACAGTTTCGTCGATCTCTGGGAACGCTCGGATGTCTTCAATTCGTTCCGGTATCCTCAGCTCAAAGGGAAGTGCGGCGACTGCGAATACAGCGACATCTGCGGCGGCTGCCGAGCCCGTCCCTATGTTGACCACGGCGACTGGCTCGACGAAGATCAGTGGTGTCTCTACGCGCCGAAAGGCGGTGAGAAAATCAAAGTGGCGTTCAATGTCTCGGAAGAGGCTGATGTCACATGGGACGAAGCGTCTGCTCTGAGATTGAGCCGTATCCCCTACTTCCTACGCGCCATGGTCAAAAAAGGTGTGGAAAAGCACGCCCGTGAGAACAATGTTCCACTCATTACCGTCGAATTGATGGAGGAACTGCGCAAGAAGCGATTCGGCAATGACGCGCCGGTTTTCAAATTCTAA
- a CDS encoding DUF4149 domain-containing protein: protein MDALQSITTDLNILIPIVNHWFHLLSAVIWIGGLAFLVMAVTPGLQKAVPRDQIKPITDIFYQYYKKVAGLLLVVLLFTGGINLHYVNQVMVSQTGNGVQHHSKYLMVFMIKLLLVLGLLTLFLYTVIFKSDDEADDEESYEAIPFQRAALWMGFFIILCAAAMKHLHQ, encoded by the coding sequence ATGGACGCTCTTCAGAGCATTACGACTGATCTCAACATCCTCATTCCGATCGTCAACCACTGGTTTCATTTGCTTTCGGCGGTCATTTGGATCGGCGGCTTGGCATTCCTTGTCATGGCTGTGACACCCGGGCTGCAAAAAGCCGTTCCAAGGGATCAGATCAAACCCATCACGGACATTTTTTATCAGTACTACAAAAAGGTCGCCGGCCTTCTATTAGTCGTCCTGCTGTTCACCGGCGGCATAAACCTGCATTATGTCAATCAAGTCATGGTTTCACAAACCGGCAACGGGGTGCAACACCACTCCAAGTACCTCATGGTCTTCATGATTAAGCTTCTTCTCGTTCTAGGCCTCCTCACCCTGTTCCTCTACACCGTCATATTCAAGTCAGATGACGAAGCCGACGACGAGGAATCTTATGAGGCCATCCCCTTCCAGCGGGCCGCCCTCTGGATGGGTTTCTTCATCATCCTCTGCGCGGCGGCCATGAAGCATCTGCATCAATAG
- a CDS encoding response regulator → MVVVFFQNANARVERRTSHSVLVVEDDPDIAMVLQDLLEFEVFHVDCAQTCRQAFSFIDQNVYDAVLLDLGLPDGDGCSILQKLQGSHPLLPVIVLARLPQFAVGN, encoded by the coding sequence ATGGTTGTGGTATTTTTTCAAAATGCGAACGCTAGGGTCGAACGGAGAACGTCGCATTCCGTATTGGTTGTGGAGGATGACCCTGATATTGCGATGGTCTTGCAAGACTTGCTCGAATTTGAAGTGTTCCATGTGGACTGTGCACAGACCTGTCGTCAGGCCTTCTCGTTCATAGATCAGAACGTCTACGACGCAGTCCTCCTCGATCTCGGACTTCCGGACGGAGATGGCTGTTCGATCTTGCAGAAACTCCAAGGTTCCCATCCCTTGCTTCCCGTGATCGTCTTAGCCCGTCTTCCGCAGTTTGCCGTGGGAAACTGA
- a CDS encoding reverse transcriptase domain-containing protein: MAKQMELPLEERGEAPQGQRSGEARTTRNGYGGSGDNRLMEQVVARDNFTVAVKRVRQNQGSPGVDGMTVDELPKHLVEHWEGIRAQLFGGIYQPKPVREVEIPKGEGGVRKLGIPTVLDRVIQQSLLQVLQPRFESTFSEHSHGFRPGRNVHAAVCEAQRSIREGKRVVVDVDIETFFDRVNHDVLMGRLEKRIGDMRMLRLIRHYLRGRDDGQRGGDGVIRGHTARRSLVAVADECAPRRRGQGVGKTRAQLRSLRR; encoded by the coding sequence ATGGCCAAGCAAATGGAGCTCCCGCTGGAGGAGAGGGGTGAAGCCCCTCAGGGTCAGCGAAGCGGCGAAGCCCGGACGACGAGGAACGGATACGGAGGCTCAGGAGACAACCGCCTGATGGAGCAGGTGGTTGCGCGCGACAACTTCACGGTGGCGGTGAAGCGTGTGAGGCAGAACCAGGGCAGCCCCGGCGTAGACGGGATGACCGTCGACGAACTGCCGAAGCACCTGGTCGAGCACTGGGAGGGCATCCGAGCGCAGCTATTCGGCGGCATTTACCAGCCGAAGCCGGTGCGGGAAGTGGAGATCCCCAAGGGCGAGGGCGGGGTGCGAAAGCTGGGCATCCCGACCGTGCTCGACCGGGTGATCCAGCAAAGCCTCCTGCAGGTGTTGCAGCCGAGGTTCGAGTCGACCTTCTCAGAGCACAGCCACGGGTTCCGCCCGGGGCGTAACGTGCACGCCGCTGTGTGTGAGGCGCAGCGCTCCATCCGGGAAGGGAAGCGAGTAGTGGTGGACGTGGACATCGAGACGTTTTTCGACCGCGTCAACCACGATGTGCTGATGGGGCGGCTGGAGAAGCGTATCGGGGATATGCGGATGCTGAGGCTCATCCGGCACTATCTTAGAGGCCGGGATGATGGCCAACGGGGTGGTGATGGAGTGATACGAGGGCACACCGCAAGGCGGTCCCTTGTCGCCGTTGCTGACGAATGTGCTCCTCGACGACGTGGACAAGGAGTTGGAAAAACGCGGGCTCAGCTTCGTTCGCTACGCCGATGA
- a CDS encoding group II intron maturase-specific domain-containing protein, giving the protein MDKELEKRGLSFVRYADDLNVYVRSKRAGEDAMQTLRRLYVRLRLRINEVKRAVVRPGDRTFLGYSFWYAKGGEVKRCVARKALVAMKERVRGITARNGGRSMRTRFAELRSYLAGWKEYFRLAETRRVFSDMDEWIAIDCGWCSSSSGNEGPPSTGR; this is encoded by the coding sequence GTGGACAAGGAGTTGGAAAAACGCGGGCTCAGCTTCGTTCGCTACGCCGATGACCTGAACGTGTACGTCAGGTCCAAGCGGGCGGGTGAAGACGCTATGCAGACGCTACGGCGACTGTACGTGCGGCTGCGGCTCCGAATCAACGAGGTGAAGCGCGCGGTGGTGCGCCCAGGGGATCGTACGTTCCTTGGGTACAGCTTCTGGTATGCCAAGGGGGGCGAAGTCAAACGATGCGTAGCCCGCAAGGCCCTGGTCGCGATGAAGGAGCGAGTCCGAGGCATCACGGCCCGGAACGGTGGCCGGAGCATGAGGACCCGGTTCGCGGAGCTGCGCAGCTACCTGGCTGGCTGGAAGGAGTATTTCCGGCTGGCGGAGACGCGGCGCGTCTTCAGTGACATGGACGAGTGGATCGCCATCGATTGCGGATGGTGCAGCTCAAGCAGTGGAAACGAGGGACCACCATCTACCGGGAGATGA
- the lptC gene encoding LPS export ABC transporter periplasmic protein LptC — MWELVARRALLAMSVLLATFLGYLLFRNADSVPSSRPIAPESVEQADAKIMGFTFTQSQGDVVQWQVQAKQARLFEQDKRAVLRDVALTFYGTGGDEVIVHGEEGTLDTATKNFRLANRQTPIVVETTSGYTIYTNHLIWIDQAREIRTQDPVRMVGHGLEVRGQGLVGRLESEEFEILQDVHVDLAPSS; from the coding sequence ATGTGGGAGCTTGTAGCGAGACGGGCTCTGCTGGCCATGAGTGTGCTGTTAGCTACATTTCTCGGCTATCTTCTCTTCAGAAACGCAGATTCGGTGCCGAGTAGCCGACCCATCGCTCCAGAGTCGGTTGAACAAGCGGATGCCAAGATCATGGGGTTCACCTTCACGCAATCACAAGGCGATGTCGTTCAATGGCAGGTGCAAGCGAAACAAGCCCGATTATTTGAGCAAGATAAGCGTGCCGTTCTGCGTGACGTTGCTCTCACCTTCTACGGCACAGGAGGAGACGAGGTGATTGTGCACGGGGAAGAGGGAACCCTGGATACCGCGACCAAGAATTTCAGGTTGGCGAATCGTCAAACGCCCATTGTCGTGGAGACGACGAGCGGCTATACGATTTATACCAACCACTTGATATGGATTGACCAGGCACGAGAGATCCGGACGCAAGATCCTGTGCGGATGGTAGGACATGGGCTGGAGGTGAGAGGACAAGGACTGGTTGGGCGGCTGGAATCCGAAGAATTTGAAATTCTACAGGATGTGCATGTGGATTTGGCTCCTTCTTCTTAG
- a CDS encoding LptA/OstA family protein, with product MEAPGVPTTITSKKMTVRNQDSQAIFEETVVLTRGPLIVHSDKMVVLFTARNRASARPSEEGTDHPESVRNSTAPKEHNTVSTMSNRSVSRVEATGDAHRVRIQYENGNATCQKAVYFVDGEKIVLTGDPVAWEKGTRVSGKQITIFLAEERSVVEGGSHVRIEGEGPNQP from the coding sequence ATGGAGGCTCCTGGTGTCCCAACCACCATCACGTCAAAGAAAATGACGGTACGAAACCAAGACAGCCAAGCTATTTTTGAGGAGACGGTTGTCCTGACCAGGGGGCCTCTGATCGTCCATTCCGATAAGATGGTTGTGCTATTCACTGCCCGAAACCGCGCCTCTGCGCGGCCGTCCGAAGAAGGGACAGATCATCCTGAATCCGTTCGGAATTCCACGGCTCCCAAAGAGCATAACACAGTCTCGACGATGTCGAATCGCTCCGTGAGTCGTGTCGAGGCGACCGGGGACGCCCATCGTGTCAGGATCCAATACGAGAACGGCAACGCGACTTGCCAAAAAGCCGTGTATTTCGTTGATGGAGAGAAAATTGTGTTGACGGGCGATCCTGTAGCTTGGGAAAAGGGTACGCGTGTCAGCGGTAAACAGATTACGATTTTCTTGGCAGAAGAGCGGAGCGTGGTGGAAGGAGGCTCACACGTCCGCATCGAAGGTGAGGGACCCAACCAGCCATGA
- the lptB gene encoding LPS export ABC transporter ATP-binding protein, with the protein MTRSAPAEFDALVEPIAASPGGCLRATGLVKSFRGRKVVKGVAVEVYAGEVVGLLGPNGAGKTTIFDMMVGLCQPDEGEITFLGEAVTNLPMYKRARRGIGYLPQESSVFRRLSVEHNVLAILEMLGYARKERSQRVDALLKELDLINIRKSMAYALSGGERRRLEITRALAATPSFMLLDEPFAGIDPIAVADIQQIITRLKEKGIGILITDHNVQETLSIVDRAYIINEGLILEAGTPEAIVQSPTARAVYLGEQFKL; encoded by the coding sequence ATGACCCGGAGTGCTCCTGCAGAATTTGACGCGCTCGTGGAGCCGATTGCGGCGTCGCCGGGAGGGTGCCTACGTGCTACTGGACTGGTAAAAAGTTTCCGTGGCCGCAAAGTCGTCAAGGGTGTCGCCGTCGAGGTGTATGCTGGCGAGGTGGTTGGACTGCTCGGTCCGAATGGAGCAGGCAAGACCACAATCTTCGACATGATGGTCGGCTTGTGCCAGCCGGATGAAGGGGAGATCACCTTCCTCGGTGAAGCAGTGACCAACCTGCCGATGTACAAACGAGCGCGTAGGGGAATCGGCTACCTACCTCAAGAATCGTCCGTTTTTCGACGCCTCTCGGTGGAACATAATGTCTTGGCGATTCTTGAAATGCTGGGGTATGCTCGTAAAGAGCGAAGTCAACGTGTGGATGCCTTGCTCAAAGAATTAGATCTCATCAATATACGAAAGAGCATGGCCTATGCCCTCTCAGGTGGAGAGCGCCGACGTTTGGAGATTACGCGTGCGCTAGCGGCCACACCGTCGTTCATGCTCTTGGATGAACCATTTGCAGGGATCGACCCGATAGCCGTCGCGGATATTCAACAGATCATTACGCGGTTGAAAGAAAAAGGGATCGGCATATTGATTACCGATCATAATGTACAGGAAACGCTTTCAATCGTTGACCGTGCGTACATTATCAATGAAGGATTGATCTTGGAGGCGGGGACTCCCGAAGCCATTGTGCAGAGTCCAACGGCCCGAGCCGTTTATCTTGGCGAGCAGTTCAAGTTGTAG
- the rpoN gene encoding RNA polymerase factor sigma-54, with protein sequence MKLRLVPQLSQKLIMTPQLQQAIKLLQLSRLELQQSLTQHLLENPLLDEIQSDVDESESLVTEEKVEAPPAPEGQDRSDAGVETREEQGSPEEFSASGWEEYFGRDRRSGESEYSAAQDEFPSYEQTVAKATSLEEHLLWQLSLSGLGDREKELGRLIIGNLDDDGYLRIPSAEVVVGTGFTESEVESVLKDIQTFDPTGVGAKNLPECLLLQLGHLGRNPFGSLGSPPGALKGSVIESIVLHHLKDLEKKQYAKVAKALNITIEEVFQATKIIGELEPKPGRPFANTQNYVIVPDVFVVKNEEEWVVLLNDDGLPRMRISPYYKQLISSGQGGTPETKAYMDEKLRAAQWVIRSIEQRNRTIVKVVSSIVKFQEKFFDHGVQYLRPLVLKQVAEDIGMHESTISRVTANKYMYCPQGMLELKFFFNAGLQRADEPSGMHSSISVKDMIKTMVAEEDAERPLKDEEIAARLRKQGVLIARRTVAKYRGELNISSASQRKRFF encoded by the coding sequence ATGAAACTCCGTCTGGTTCCACAACTCTCGCAAAAGCTCATCATGACGCCTCAACTGCAGCAAGCGATTAAGCTGTTGCAGTTGTCTCGACTTGAACTGCAGCAGAGCCTCACTCAGCATCTCCTGGAAAACCCTTTACTGGATGAAATTCAATCCGATGTCGACGAGAGCGAGTCCTTGGTCACCGAGGAGAAGGTCGAGGCTCCGCCTGCACCGGAAGGACAGGATCGGTCGGACGCAGGGGTTGAAACGCGTGAAGAACAAGGGTCGCCGGAGGAGTTTTCTGCTTCCGGATGGGAAGAATACTTCGGCAGAGATCGACGGAGCGGCGAGTCTGAATACTCTGCGGCACAAGATGAGTTTCCTTCGTACGAGCAAACGGTAGCCAAAGCGACGTCCCTCGAGGAGCATCTTCTCTGGCAGTTGTCCTTGTCCGGGCTCGGGGATCGAGAAAAGGAACTTGGTCGTTTGATCATCGGCAATCTAGACGATGATGGTTATCTACGCATTCCATCGGCTGAGGTCGTGGTCGGGACCGGTTTCACCGAATCCGAAGTCGAATCTGTTCTCAAGGACATTCAGACTTTCGATCCGACCGGGGTTGGTGCTAAAAATCTTCCCGAATGCCTTTTGCTGCAACTCGGGCATTTAGGTCGGAATCCATTTGGGTCACTTGGGTCTCCACCTGGAGCGCTGAAAGGATCGGTTATTGAAAGCATCGTTTTGCATCATTTGAAGGACTTAGAAAAAAAACAATATGCCAAGGTTGCGAAGGCCTTGAATATCACGATCGAGGAAGTCTTCCAAGCCACCAAAATCATTGGAGAACTTGAGCCCAAACCGGGGAGGCCGTTCGCAAATACCCAGAACTACGTTATCGTGCCTGATGTGTTTGTAGTCAAGAATGAGGAGGAGTGGGTTGTGCTCTTAAACGACGATGGGCTGCCGCGGATGAGGATCAGCCCGTATTACAAACAGCTTATTTCTTCCGGACAGGGCGGAACTCCGGAAACCAAAGCGTATATGGATGAAAAATTGCGGGCCGCTCAGTGGGTTATTCGGAGCATCGAGCAGCGGAATCGGACAATCGTGAAAGTGGTTTCCAGCATCGTCAAGTTTCAAGAGAAATTTTTTGACCATGGCGTCCAATATCTCAGGCCCTTGGTTCTCAAGCAAGTGGCGGAAGATATAGGGATGCATGAATCGACGATCAGTCGTGTGACGGCCAATAAATATATGTATTGCCCACAGGGTATGTTGGAACTCAAGTTCTTCTTCAACGCTGGACTTCAGCGGGCTGATGAGCCCTCAGGTATGCATTCCTCCATTTCCGTCAAGGATATGATCAAAACAATGGTGGCTGAAGAGGATGCGGAGCGTCCCTTGAAAGACGAAGAAATTGCAGCTCGGCTTCGAAAACAGGGGGTACTTATCGCACGGAGGACTGTGGCTAAATATCGGGGGGAATTGAACATCTCATCCGCCAGTCAACGTAAACGATTTTTTTAA